A window of Streptomyces sp. SAI-127 contains these coding sequences:
- a CDS encoding DUF6131 family protein, which produces MIALGIILLIVGFLTGISILWTLGIILAVVGAVFWVMGSAGHAVAGRRHYW; this is translated from the coding sequence ATGATCGCGCTCGGCATCATCCTGCTCATCGTCGGTTTCCTCACCGGCATATCGATCTTGTGGACCCTTGGCATCATCCTGGCCGTGGTGGGCGCGGTTTTCTGGGTGATGGGATCCGCGGGGCACGCCGTCGCCGGCCGACGCCACTATTGGTGA